In the Cyanobacteria bacterium QS_8_64_29 genome, CAGGCCATCGCGGCAGCGGTGCACCGCGGCGAGGCAGCGCCGCAGGACATTGCTGCGATTGCCCCCGGCCTGGACGCGATCGGGCGCTACACGCTCACCGCCATCTTGCGGCAGCAGGGCATCCCCGTGGCGCCGCTCAACGAGCAGCGGCCGCTCAACAGCTCGCCCCCCGTCCGGGCGCTGCTGACGCTGCTGGCGCTGATTTATCCCGGCCTGGGCCGCCTGCTGGATCGCGAAGCCGTGGCCGAGATGCTGGTCGAGCTCAGCCAGCAGTCGGGAGCGGCCCCGCCTGCGGCACTCGAGGCCGAACCCGCGCCGGCACCGGCCATCGATCCGGTGCGCGCCGGCTTGCTTGCCGACCACTGCTACCACCCCGACCCCGAGCGGCCGCGCTTGCTGGCCGCGACAGCTTTCCCGCGCTGGGATCGGCTGGGCCACCGCGCGACGCGCGCCTATCAGGGCATCACCGACTGGATCGCGCGCGCCAGCTCAGAGCAACCCAGCGTGCCTGCGGTCCTAGAGCGCGCCATTCAAGACTTTCTCTGGCGCGATCGCCCCTTGCCCTACGAGCGCTCGGCTGCACTGCGCGAGCTCATGGAAACCGCCCAGCACTTTTGGGGCGTTGCCGATCGCCTGGGCGATGCCAGCGAGGCAACCGCGCGCTTCATTCAGCTGCTGCGCCAGGGCGCCGTTGCCGCCAACCCCTACCCACTGCGCCCGGTCTGGGGCGGCCAGGGCGCGGTCACGCTGACCACCGTGTACCAGTACCGCGCCAGCCGCCAGGTGCACCGATGGCACTTTTGGCTGGATGCCGGCTCGCCGCTGTGGCTCCAGGGCGGGGCCGCCGCTCTAGCCGGCGCCCCGCAGTTCCTGCGCGCCAGCTCCGGACGGCCGCCCACTAGCGAGGAGAGCGCTGCCCGCGACCGGCAGCGCCTGGAGCGCATCCTGCGGGATCTGCTCGGGCGGGCGCGCGAGCGCGTCTACCTCTGCCACAGCGAGCTGGCCGTCAGCGGGGCCGAGCAGGACGGGCCGCTGCTGCCGTTGGTGCACGCAGCAGCTGCGACTGACCCCTAGCCGCTAGGCGTTATCGAGCGCCGCAATGCCCGGCAGCTCGCGCCCCTCAATCAGCTCCAAGCTGGCGCCGCCGCCGGTGGAGATGTGGCTCATGCGCTCGGCAACTCCCATGTTTTCCACGGCCGCGACCGAATCGCCGCCGCCGATGATGCTGGTGAGGCCCTGGCTGCTGGTGAGATCGGCGAGGGTGCGCGCGATCGCCTCGGTACCGGCGGCAAATGCCTCCATCTCGAACACGCCCATGGGCCCGTTCCAAATGGCGCTTCGGCAATCCGAGAGGGCTTGCTTGTAGGCCTCGACCGTATCCGGGCCAATGTCGAGCCCCATCCAGCCTTCGGGGATGGCGTCGGCGCTCACGGTTTGGGTGTTGGCGTCGTTGGCAAAGCGATCAGCCACGACTGCATCGGTGGGCAGCATGAACGTCACGCCGCGCGAGCGGGCCTGCAACTCCAGATCTTTGGCCATATCCAGCTTTTCCTCTTCCACCAGCGAGCTGCCCACGCTGTAGCCGCGCGCCTTGTAGAAAGTAAAGCTCATGCCGCCGCCGATCAGCAGCTTGTCGCATTTTTCTAGCAGCGTCGAGATGACCCCAATCTTGCTGGAGACCTTGGAGCCGCCCACGATCGCGGCAAAGGGCCGTTGCGGCTGCTCGATGGCGTTTTGCAGATAGGCCAGCTCTTTCTCAATCAGGTAGCCGCCTACGCAGGGGCTGAGGTGGTGGGTGACGCCTTCGGTGGAGGCGTGGGCGCGGTGGGCGGTGCCGAAGGCATCGTTGACGTAGGCATCGGCATTGGCGGCTAACTGGCGGGCAAATTCGGCATCGTTGGCTTCTTCCTCGGCGTGGAAGCGCAGGTTCTCCAGCAGCGCGACCTGCCCGTTTTGCAACCCGCCAATCTTGCTCGCTACTTCCTCGCCAATGCAGTCGTTGCACTTGACAACGGCTTGCCCTAGCAGCTCCGAGAGCCGCCGCGCGATGGGATCCAGGCGCAGATCGTCCTTGACTTGCCCTTTGGGGCGGCCCATGTGGCTGCACAGCACCACCCGGGCCTGCTTGCCCATCAGGTCGCGGATGGTGGGGAGGGCCGCGCGAATGCGGGTGTCGTCTGTGATGTTGCCGCTGTCGTCAAACGGGACGTTGAAGTCAGCGCGTACCAACACGCGCTTGCCAGCCAAATCGGACGCCGACAAATTTGCTACAGTTTGTTTGGCCATTGCCTCTACCTCGCTTTCTGCCTGCTCGCCAAGGCCCTGCCAGCGGCAAAAGCCTCGTGCTGATTGTACCGTCGCACGTTGCGCGGACGGGAGCGCCATGTTCCAAACGATCTTGTTTCCGGTCGATCGCAGCCGCGAGACGCGCGAGGCCGTCGAGACGGTGGTCGATCTGGCGCGCAAGTACGACAGCCGCCTGGTACTGCTGGCCGCGATCGAACGCTCAGAAACCGATAGTGGCGAGGCCGAAGGCGAACCCTCGCCCCAGCAAGCGGCGACCGAGCTGCTCCAGGGCTACCAGCACTTGCTGGGCCAGTACGACCTCGAAGCCGAGACGCTACAGCGCGAGGGCATGCCCTCGTTTGCCATTTGCGATGTGGCCGATGAAATTGGGGCCGAGCTGATCGTCATGGGCTGCCGCGGCGTGGGCATTAGCGCCGAGGAGCTGGCCGAGAGCGTCAGCAACCGCACGATCAACTTTTCGCCCTGCCCGGTCTTGGTCATTCCCTAGCGCCCGAGCAGCACGGCAATGGCGATCCAGTGGTATCCTGGCCACATTGCCAAAGCCGAGCGGCAGCTCAAGGCGCAGCTGCGCTGGATCGATGTTGCCATTGAGGTGCGGGATGCCCGCATTCCGCTGGCCTCGCACCATCCGCAGTTGCCGGCGTGGCTGGACAACAAACCGCGGCTGACGGTCCTCAACCGCATGGATGCCATTCCCCGCGCGCGGCGCCAGCAGTGGGCAGTGTGGTTCCGGGCGCGCGGCGAGCGCGTCTGGTGGACCAACGCCCAGCAGGGCAGCGGGGTCCCAGCGCTCAAAAAGGCCGCCCAAGCCCTAGGGGAGCAAGCCAACGAACGCCGGCGCCAGCGCGGCATGCGCCCGCGCGCCGTCCGAGCGGCTGCCTTGGGGTTCCCCAATGTGGGCAAATCGGCGCTAATCAACCGACTGGTGGGCCGCAAAGCTGCTGCCAGCGCCCGGCGCGCCGGCGTGACGCGGCAGCTCAACTGGATCCGCTTGGCTCGGGGGCTGGACCTGCTGGATGCGCCCGGGGTCATGCCGCCCCAGCTAGACGACCCCGAGGCCGCCATGGCGCTCGCCATTTGCGGCGACATTGGCGAGGGAGCTTACGACAGCGAGCGGGTGGCGGCTGCCACCATCGACTGGCTGCTGGCGCTGGGCTGGGCGGATGCCTTGCACCAACGCTACGGCATTGAGGCGTCTGAGTGCGGCGGAGAGGCGGCGCTGCAGGCACTGGCCGAGCGCCGCTTTAGCGGCCAGACGCAGCAGGCAGCCGATCGCATCCTGACCGACTTTCGCCAGGGCCGCCTAGGGGCGATCGCGCTGGAGTTGCCCCCCAGCGAGCCCTAGACCGCTTGCGCTTGCAGCTGCGCTTCTGTGACCCAGGCGCTGTGGAAACCGTAGGGCACCCGCTGCGGCAGCAGTACGCGCGCCACGGGCTCGGCCTCGAACGCCTGCGCGTCCACAAAGACCAGCTCGGAGCGCTCGGTATTGGTGTCGTGGACGATATCGAGCAACCAGCCGACATCTTCGGCTGTTTCGTCCGGATGGGGCACAAACGAGGGATCGCCGCCGTAGCGCCCCTCGCCAAAGGCGTGGACCTGCGTGCCGCCGTTGGCCAGGTCGTGCTTG is a window encoding:
- a CDS encoding ribosome biogenesis GTPase YlqF; translated protein: MAIQWYPGHIAKAERQLKAQLRWIDVAIEVRDARIPLASHHPQLPAWLDNKPRLTVLNRMDAIPRARRQQWAVWFRARGERVWWTNAQQGSGVPALKKAAQALGEQANERRRQRGMRPRAVRAAALGFPNVGKSALINRLVGRKAAASARRAGVTRQLNWIRLARGLDLLDAPGVMPPQLDDPEAAMALAICGDIGEGAYDSERVAAATIDWLLALGWADALHQRYGIEASECGGEAALQALAERRFSGQTQQAADRILTDFRQGRLGAIALELPPSEP
- a CDS encoding universal stress protein, which translates into the protein MFQTILFPVDRSRETREAVETVVDLARKYDSRLVLLAAIERSETDSGEAEGEPSPQQAATELLQGYQHLLGQYDLEAETLQREGMPSFAICDVADEIGAELIVMGCRGVGISAEELAESVSNRTINFSPCPVLVIP
- the pgk gene encoding phosphoglycerate kinase, coding for MAKQTVANLSASDLAGKRVLVRADFNVPFDDSGNITDDTRIRAALPTIRDLMGKQARVVLCSHMGRPKGQVKDDLRLDPIARRLSELLGQAVVKCNDCIGEEVASKIGGLQNGQVALLENLRFHAEEEANDAEFARQLAANADAYVNDAFGTAHRAHASTEGVTHHLSPCVGGYLIEKELAYLQNAIEQPQRPFAAIVGGSKVSSKIGVISTLLEKCDKLLIGGGMSFTFYKARGYSVGSSLVEEEKLDMAKDLELQARSRGVTFMLPTDAVVADRFANDANTQTVSADAIPEGWMGLDIGPDTVEAYKQALSDCRSAIWNGPMGVFEMEAFAAGTEAIARTLADLTSSQGLTSIIGGGDSVAAVENMGVAERMSHISTGGGASLELIEGRELPGIAALDNA